The Planococcus versutus genome contains a region encoding:
- a CDS encoding FecCD family ABC transporter permease, translated as MSKNVIAYGVSLLTLVATILLGVTVGTVSISPSVLWNPASDEAAANILWNIRMPRVILAGLVGAALAIAGAAFQGLLKNPLADPYTLGVSSGASVGAVMTLFFGISIPYLGPFTLPVMSMMGALLTMFAVMSFAKLVDRSMKMETVILTGIIFSSFLGSIISLMIALTGEELRQIIGWLLGSVSMRGWPYVRMALPFVLIGSFILWLKRRELNAMLFGEERAQHLGVDVKKSKLTVLIGGSVLTGAAVSVSGTIGFVGLVVPHMTRLLWGSDHRHVLPLSFINGAALLIVCDLVSRTIISPTELPIGVITAFIGAPVFAFIFFRQRKGVA; from the coding sequence ATGAGTAAAAACGTTATAGCTTACGGGGTTTCTCTACTAACTTTAGTAGCAACAATTTTATTAGGAGTAACGGTTGGAACGGTATCGATATCACCATCCGTGTTGTGGAATCCTGCCTCCGATGAAGCGGCAGCCAATATTTTATGGAATATCCGTATGCCGCGTGTAATTTTGGCGGGACTTGTTGGAGCAGCACTGGCAATTGCTGGTGCTGCATTCCAAGGGCTTTTAAAAAATCCATTGGCCGATCCTTACACCTTGGGAGTGTCTTCCGGTGCCTCCGTTGGCGCTGTGATGACGCTTTTTTTTGGTATTTCCATCCCATATTTAGGACCGTTTACACTACCCGTGATGAGCATGATGGGCGCATTACTCACTATGTTTGCAGTAATGAGCTTCGCAAAATTAGTGGATCGTTCGATGAAAATGGAAACGGTCATTTTGACAGGAATTATTTTTAGTTCGTTTCTGGGTTCTATTATTTCCTTGATGATTGCCTTAACGGGTGAAGAGTTGCGCCAAATTATTGGCTGGTTACTTGGCAGCGTGTCAATGCGCGGTTGGCCTTATGTCCGGATGGCGTTGCCATTTGTGCTAATTGGTTCGTTCATCTTATGGCTTAAGCGTCGTGAATTAAATGCGATGTTGTTTGGCGAAGAACGTGCGCAGCATCTTGGTGTAGATGTGAAGAAAAGTAAACTAACGGTATTAATTGGCGGATCGGTTTTAACAGGAGCGGCAGTTTCGGTGTCTGGAACTATCGGCTTTGTTGGATTAGTTGTGCCTCATATGACTCGTTTATTGTGGGGATCAGATCATCGTCATGTGTTACCTTTGTCTTTTATTAACGGAGCGGCATTGTTAATCGTCTGTGATTTAGTGTCGAGAACTATCATTTCACCAACAGAACTACCCATTGGCGTTATTACTGCGTTTATTGGAGCACCAGTATTTGCCTTTATCTTTTTCCGTCAGCGCAAAGGAGTGGCTTGA